GTACGGAGGTGACAGTGGGCATGGTGGGGTTCGTCAGGTCTGTGAGGGTGGTTGGGGTGCTGGAGGGGCTCATTGAGGCATTGGAAATCTCTGAGGCAGGTCCAGAAGGCGTTCCTCCAGGTAGGGTCGACCCATCGGACGCCTTATCGATGCCTGTGTTCTCCTGACGCAAGAGGTTCCGTCGGAACTTGGCCCGAGCATTCTGGAACCAGACCTATATATACGATATAAAAGAGCAGCAGCCATTGAGACACGTGAAAATGATTTGATTCAAAGGGGACAAACAGTAGTCTCATCAAAGGAAAAAGACGTCTTTGTTTTTCGGCAATGATAATTAGCGCTTTGAGATTTACTTCTTAGTTTCCGCTCATGAATcttttgtttatttcatttattttttttcacttcattTGATCCCCTGGTTGCTTCGCCATAGCATTTGGAAGcaaactgcattttgtttttccTGATTCAATGATAGCTGACAAACAGCTGTTTCTCGAGCCTTTTATTTCCAGATATGATCTAAAACTTCCGCTTCAATTCTGCTTTCATTTCATTTGTGcatgtaattaattcagattTCCCTCCGTATCTGTGTTTTTCTCTGCCTTCCCCCTTATTCAGAACAAATTATTATCATTGCATTGAGCAGATAATGGATATTCATGCATGTAAATTACATTTGATTACAATCTTAATTTCCTCTAGTAATTTCTAATCTTGTCTAATTTGTGCTGAAGTGAAAGTAACACTGTTTTCTGTATTTGCAGTGCTTGAACTGTCTATTATTCAGCACAACATTTAACATGGTcagaattagggctgggtataaacagattttctgatgcatcatgatgttcatttgaacgatctcgatatcaattcttaaatcccaaaagcAATGCGAGTAcatcactcgcatatgcgaccaaattttgtgctatgcaactaaaaatgtctgtgattagcaactggctggtaaattttcagattttaCTCATTCATTTAATGTctctttaatatcctttctgttcttaacagacagttgttgatcaaaatcaacaaaaaataaacatttaattgtaatcacacatagcacagatgcggTAAAGAAGCTGCGTGACTCCACTcttgttaatatgcgctcaaccaaaacacaTCTGAGAGACGCTCGCTGAActgccgctattcttaaagagacagtaccgttttatcACTTGTTCTACATAGCAATGTTAATacttgtaaatactacaaatttgtGTTgccacgataccaaaattttagtagtcggtaccgataccaatACCAGAAATTTTAcagttctcaataccaattttgataccacagcaaattctatcgaacacactcctttagcctgtTTAAAGTTGCATTTCAATGCaagtaataaattaaaagaaatgcatgtttccttcaagtgtttctcaattaagtatgcattgcttaatctgttttattttgtccccaaatcctttttttcattttcttttaacagaattccatgttttaaagttccATTTAATTTCAACTTCataatggtgtctaatcaaattaattcttaattaaaacttaaacaagtaaaaaataacaattacttttcaacataccattgcatttattttttttaccttttattcagtacaacagcactcctGCTTGTAATATACtgctaatttattattattattattattattattattattattgcttaatcattatttactattattattattactacagtgaatTTTACTATAGTTCACTACATGTCCCAGTATGATCGTTAAAGCGCAACtgttgtgatttaattaaataaatatatagtctacatgtgctgcgcacttcacagtggttagtgctctgctttgtcatctcatacaacacgaatgattctcatagtctgtggagtttcaagtgtatgagcggtcggatttatacattcatttaaagcacgcAGCTCAAATGCACACTAAGGTTGCAGCCTTtcacggtttaataatcacactaggacatatcctgattttaactgaattaattgtccatttcagtgtaaaaggagtaaaagAGCACTCTCTCAAATAAgagtgtgagcatttgaaagcagttgtGTGTCAGACAGACAGCGTGCGGGCACcgaattgagtcggtgctcggtgcTATCggtactgtagaaacactggtatcgttacatcttttttattttagtactggCTTGGTACCAATGTACcgatacttttgacaacactagtacaaatgatgcatgtaaacaatcaacgtgtgtgtgtgtgtgtgcaatataATAGATGTATGCAataaaatatatgcaatttcaagacatcatattcattgaatgaatgcatgaatttgtcattttaaaaaaaaaaaaagctaaaatgtgacgaATGctgaaaacttttgaaaaatgtgtaaACTGAGACAAgctagaaggttccctgtataattaacagtattaaCTGAGAAAGaacatgtaagcaaaatggacatttataactgaaatatacccaaatgagtCTGAATTGAATTTAGAGCTTGTAAATCATTACTGAATCTGCATCAGGGAATCTGCATCAGTACCCAGCACTAGTCAGAATACTAATACCTTATACTCATTGCAAAGTTACGTTATCGCAACGAGCCACAACCGTTATCCTAATTGGAAGGAAGTGTCTGACCTGTAGTACTCGCTTGGTGAGACCTGTTTTCTGGGCCAGCTGTTTCAGATCCTTGGCGTCAGGATTGTGATTGATGGCAAAATACGACTTCATGGTCCTCAGCTGATGGTGTTTAAAAGACGTTCTCATGCGCTTTGTCTTCTGGCTGGTACTGTACTGAGAGTCTCTGTCCATTGGATCGCCATCATTTTCATTGCAACTCAAAGCTGTTCAAATCAAACACACATTAGGATGATAGATTAGCTCATGTTACGTAAACCAAAATGAGAAGATTTCAAGTTTATTATAGTCTGTTATTGCAAAGAAACCATTTATTTGATTGCCAAGTTGTTCAAATACGTAGTGGTAGTATACAACAGCTTAAATACTGTATTAAAAAGGCCTAAAAATAAAGGTTTCTATAATAATCTTTCAGAGATGCAGAATTCTAAATCTTATGGTGTCATAATTGAATCATTTCAGGTGGTAGATTCTTACAATAGTGTCAGATTCAGTGACATAATTCACAGTACTGCATCAGACGATATAACTGGTTGACAAATATGAGGAGGCGCCTTTCATAGattattttgttgtttctttGATGGCACCACAACAATGAGTTTACTGttgaattttaattaaataacagaGGAACCATAGCACCATAATCTTGCTGTGTTTGCAAGTTACTGCAAATATAATATTCTGCATTATGCTGTACTCTTGCATCATTTTATTAAGGCAGTTTATTCTCAAATAATGGTAgaatatattgtatatgttttaatgtttttgaaagctTTGCAGCATGccatttttaatcatgtttttatgtCATCTTCATGTTCAGTTGTGATTTTTTGTGCATttagagctaaaaaaaaataataataataatctgcatTAAAACAGCCTTGACACTATCAGTTTTCATTGTGATCCCATCCCCCAGATATGGCCATCCCTTCTTTTCTGTTGTTATTATGAATTGTGTTGGATTTAATTGTGCAATAGCCCACACAATCCATCCGTGGACACGAGTGTTTAGGAGAAAGGCCtgtctgaatgtgtcagaaatgTGATTGTGCCAGTCCAAATACTTGGCAGAAGTTTAAGTGTTGGTAGACGCATGACAGTTCGGAATTATGTTTTCTCTGACAACTACAAATATTAGTCATTGAAAACCGTCTGATCAACACTTCAGATAATTAACCTTGAATGCTTACAATGCTACACATGGCCGACAAATGTTTCCTCCTGATATAAATATGGCCATTGAGAAATGCTGTTACCTTTACCACACTGATAGGTGTCAAAAACAATTGTCTTTTTCTAAGCAGGATTATTGATTTTATGATACTGCATGAATAATACAGCATGTCTTAATTGTTCTTAATTTTCATGGCTTGTTCTTTTATTTGGGCTGTAGTTTAAAGTGTGATCTGATGGGGGCAGTAATGATCTGACTCATGAGGTCTTAGTTTCAGAGAGCAAGAGACACTAAAGTTCACTCACTCGTGTTAACTATTGAAAAGAGTTGTAAAGAGTTGCACTGATTTCCAAAAGTTTAACtgacttttttatgttttattttaagtgCATGTACTGTTGACTATTTCTTTAGAAGCTGGTTTATACACCGAACAAGATGATAGAAAGGAATTGTTGCAATAAATTTGCCAATTTCAATTAAAGATCATTAAGACATTAAGATTTAATAAGCAACCAACTTTAACTTTGAGTCTAAAGTTAGCTATATACATAATCATGGCATTTTCCTGTACAATTATTGCTTGAATTGCAGAGTGGTTGACATATTTTCGAATAATTATAGactctaataataaaatatattgacATAAACTAAATAATGTACACACTATTATAATCTGACAATCTAATAAACAGTGTTTGGATTTCGACAAAGCTTTCAGATCATGCTCAATGTCTCGATATTTGCATCCTGAGAAAAATGAAGATCgaaatttaaaaactaaacataTTTTTCATCTTAGTTTGATTTGAGAGGTGACTTAAGTTATACAGAAAGTGATGGTTATTCGTGAAGAACATTCTCTATGACTATAAAATTCTTAATATCAAATACTCTTATTTGATTAAAAAGTTGTCGGCACAATAATAAGGGTCACAAGTTCGATTTTCATGTTTTCTTCGCTTTATTTGAGCACGTgtataaaatctgtttttttggccatgtactccaaaaaaaaaaaaaaaaaaaaaaaaaggattttttttttttttttttttggaaaaaagctTACTTTTCTCgctctgttttctttctttctttctttctcatgcTCGTTCTTTCTCCTTTTCACTACTATTTAATCTTCTGGAGGTCTCGACTGGCATCTAAGCCATTTTCCACTTGTCAGTCTCTGTAGTCGTCATCATTGCTCTGTTTGGTCCTCAAGCAGGGACCCAGATGCCCCGCTGAGTTGCCCGAAATGCCCGAGCGAACAAGTCACGTTGTTCCAAATTGTTCAGCACAAGCTCAAGTGTTTAGCGGTatcaattatttttaaaagtggtTCATAGAATATGTTGCCAGTAGTCAATTTGCACTCATGTGTTGAATTagttagttatatatatatatatatatatatatatatatatatatatatatatatatatatatatatatatatatatatatattaaatttaatTCGCGAGGTCACCTCtgaaatattttgtcttttgGGATGAACCGCCTTTCAAATAGACTACACACTTAAAACGTAAGTAAACGTTTGAAGAGTCCATTTAAACGTGGATAAATCGTTTTAATCGTCAAAGGCATGTTTTAAATGTGCCTTTTTAACTTTTATGTCTGGCCTCAAACGaatgagaatgaaaaaaaaaaaaaaacagaaaaaaaaaacaataataacaatttacGTTTTTGCTTAATCATTTAAACAAATCTGTTTACTTTTTCAGTTAGACCtactattaaaaatgcaattaaatcacCCACTTACggatttgtatgttttatttttcattttcagaaATCTTATTACATGCACGCacatgtgacctgctccatcattttgagtcactttgacgcaaaaactcattttaatttttatgcaCTTACGAAAAAAGTGAAGCGATTTAAATGATTTATGTGATccaacatttaaatgattatatctcgTTAACAGTTTGGAGTAGAAAAAACAATTGCATCGCTGGAAAGCCGAAACTTtccttttcactttaaaaaaatgtggtCAAAGTAACTCAAAATGTTAGAGAAGGTCataattaattaatcatttaatatttatgtaGCCTAATTttattgtccaaaaaaaaaaataataataaaaaaaaaaaataaataaataaaagtgtcaaTTCTGTTTAAACGAAACTTCACTGTACTTCTGTAAAATGCAAAATGCATTtgtcagatttttgcttttgtcttgCTCTTTAAAAACCAGTCATACTTCATTTCATTCAATTAAAGCTTACCAAAAAGTTATGAACTGAACCTTTGAAACTGCAGTGAACTAGTGGGCCAACATTACTAACTCGCTCTTAACGAAAAGTTGTGAGGGTCGACTTTGACTTTTGACTTAAATAACAGGCATTTCAGATCATAAATAACTGTGCATGAAGCTCGTTCAAAGTAGATTCAGATTAAAATAAATGTagactaataataaaagaatTCTCTAAAAATAGAGAACATGACcaacaacaccaaaaaaaaaaaaaaaaaaaaaaaacaacaagtgtGCGATTGCCTCACCTGCATTGTACGCCGCTAAGTCCGCTCCGGGCCCCGGGCTCTTCCTCTTTCGGGGCCGGCCCTTCTGCACTGTGTTCACGCCGTTATAATAAGACAGTCCTAGAGGGCCCGTGGTGCCCAGTCCTTTATTAGGCGCTACATCCGTGTGATTGAAATGCGTGGGGAAGTCTCCCTGGATGAGCGTTTCAAAGTGTAGCCTGCAGTACACAAGACTGTCTTTCATGCCGAAGTGGTCCCCAGTCGTCAGCATTTTGTTGCAAGTCGTGCAGGTGAAACAGTTCAAGTGGTACACCAAATCCCTGGCCCTCATGACCATTTCCGAGGCCGAGATCCCGAGGTGGCACCGGGCACATCTCTGCACCGAAAACCTTCTGCGGGAGAATAGAGCAGCTGTGACCTTTCAGCACTTCATCCAGAGAGCTGGCCCACCACTCAAGGGCCTGACATTAAATGTGCTGTTTCAAATATGGAAGATTACTCTGAAATAAGCACTGTAATCGTCTGCAAGTGCTCAGTTTTATCTATCTGGCCGTATTAAGACATccggagtaaaaaataaataaataaaaatgcattaagcAGCAGAGTTTATTCACAAATCGAGTTCAGTCCAGTGGAATCATGTCTCGCCAATAATCACgtcttgaataattactaaaTAGCTTACAATTGAGATTGACGTGTGCTATGGCCTAATTTGAACGTGGATAGGGGGAAAGCCTTCACTTACATGATTATCTTAATAGGCCCCTCACTTCCCTTTTATTCAGTTGTATAATGACATACAAAATCGATGCACACTCAGCAAAATATCACCCAAACATCAAACCATACGGCATTTTTCTACAGATTGTGCTTCTTTCTGATTTCAAACAAAGAAAACGTGCAACTCTTGAGCTAAGTAGTTTCTGGATCAATCTGATTATTAAATTGTATAATGACGCCCAAAATCAATTCGGCAAAATATCACCCAAGCATCGAACAATCGGCATTTTTCtagttgattattattattattattattattatttacaaagaAAATGTTCTACTTAACTACATAGAGCATTTTATTTTAAGAGCTGTGATCTTTCCTTTTATTAAAGTGGTTTCTGGATTATTAtcctaaattaatttttaatctgTATAGCATATTGTATAATCACGACCAAAATTATTTCACACAGCAAACCTGAAGTCGAATTCGCCACGTCGTAGTATTGTGACGAACTCTCACGAGACTCTGTTGCAACTATCACAGAAATAAAACGAGATTTTtcgtttctttgtttcttttttctttttttaccatcaAAGGACATCGTTCTGTTTTAGGCAAAGGAGACAAACTAAGATAATAGGCCACTACTCCTGCGTTAAGTTTTCTTGGATGTGAGTTTTCTCACCTGTAATAGTCCTCTTTACAGTAGATGCTTCCGTCTTTGCTGAAGCAGGTGAGCTCAGACTCCAGGTTGAGTTTACACTCGCAGCACTTCAGACAGCGCATGTGCCACTGCTTGTCCACGGCGAGCAGGTAATACCGATCGGAGATCTTCCCTCCGCAGCCCGCACATAGAGCCACCCGGTCCCCGCTGATGGAAGGCATGttctgcagacacacacacacacacacacacatgttggtgcagctatcactatgaggactctccacagacataatgatttttatactgtaagaatTATAGAttctaccccctaaccctaaccctacccctaaacctaaccctcacaaaaaagggtttacattttcaataaaacatcatttagtatgtttattaaacgatttgaattatgggaacactagaaatgtcctcataaaccacatttatagcataatacccttgtaattaccagtttataacctaaaagaAAATGTCCTAGTAAaccacccaaccccccccccccccccacacacacacacacacacacatacacacaaacaacgGTCTCATTAAAGACTCAAACACTGTGTGTTCTCTACTATTAAACAAATGGATTGAGATTCGATAAATAACCAATACAAATGTGTTAGATCAAATGCATGGGCACAGAGGTGAATAACGCACTATATTGTGCATGTgctgattaaataataataataataataataataataataataataataataagcaaaaaTACGACTAGTATTCATTTCTGTACAGTATGGGAGGGGCGTAAGATctaatttagaaaataaatagcCTGCTCCTGTTGCCTAGTATCCAGTGAATGGAGTTTTCAAGAAAATATTtgtaactgtatttttattattttctgtgcAAACTTGAGATATTCtatatgcaaaaataattataactaaACATTGTTCGATTCTTGTCGCTTAAAAATGTCACAGTGTgacatataaacaaataaatcaaagattggactcgttttaatgtgtttacattcGGCATGTTGTGTGGCCTTAGAAACACTACACATCAAACCATACACACATAGGCTACACATGTTTTCTTATTCAGACACGCGCTCAATATAATACAAATCAGTTAATTTTGAGAAAATAGTTGTAGAGACAAAAACAAGAACTAACTGAACACAAAGCGCCCGCAGctctttatttgtcattttggacTTGCCATTGTCGTCATTTTGGTGTGCAatctttaaatataaaagtagtcCGTTTAAAGTATCATCAGTGCAATGTTGCCATACAACccgaaaaaaatatatatatatttgtatttaataacataaattaagGCCCAAAACAAGGTTAACATTGTTTATTTCGCACGTAATGCcttctaattattttttatcataagCCCTGTGTTTTACTCGTATTACagcacagaaaaataaaatacaaaaaatgacgTCAAATTTAAATATGACCATTTTATCAAGCTGAATGGCTGAATTTCGCGTCAAAGTTTAACGGCATTGAATAAGCAGCATAAAtaactaaacaaaatatatttctgGAGCTGAAGTCATGTTATTAGCATGCAAAAATATCCCCACCATAATAGcatcacattttttaaacaagcaATTATAATACACTTTGTGCATTGTCTCAGTGCCTCAATGATccacctttaaatgtttttttggaatATCCACAGTCATGTCGAAATTAAATTGGACTTTATATGCCGTTCCAAATCAGATAAAGTTAATCACAAACTTAAAATGTCTAGATGTGCATTTGCAAAATATTGTAGGCTATCTTTGAGCTTTCTGTGACTATTCGAAATCCACCCATGACAAAAGATCACATCAAAATGCGTTGAGGAACAggcctgggctgcgtttcccaaaagcatcgcaagcttaagttgatcttGAGACCATAGGCGCCAATggcttctacgatctacttaggcttacgatgcttttgggaaacacagccctgaaCATTTTGGCTTCGCAGAAGTTTGAGGTTTGTTTAAATGGACAAGATCGAAATCACATCGTTAAGCCTCTACATATCACTGTTTGAATAACGGTTCAGTTAACATGGGCTGTTATAGAATTGGCAGGCAAGCGCCTGGAGCGAGAGGCATTGCTTTCTCCTACCGTCTCTGTTTCCCCCATATCTATGGCCGAGCTGATAGTCGCCGAATCGCTCTTTCCTCTCCGCTCCATTTCTTCCATAACACCATGCATCTCGCCTCCAGGCAGACCGTGGAAAAGCATCGTCGCCGCAGATGAGAGCGAATAGCACGTGTTTCCGTCAGATCTGCAACCCAGGATCTCCGTGAGACGCACTTCTAGCCCTGTGCAGTTCATATGACCTCGCTCTCTCATTAAAGATTTCCCGTTTGGAGAATCTGAGTCCTCTAGTCGTTATTCGTTTATCAGAACAACTGTATAGACTCTTTTGAAACGCATCAATTTCTCACACCGCAAATCATGCACCCAGTACAGATAGATTGGTACAGCCTATGTGAGCATTCCCGAGCTTTGAGGACATACCAGCTCTACATGTGTGCCACTGGACCCTCCTATTTCTTCGTGAGTAACTTTCAGTTACCACATTTTGCACATGCATTTGTCAATGCTGTTTTGTCTTCTTGTCTCTTCAGAAATCAGTCTTGAAACATGACTGCTGCCAGTCTAAACACAAAATCCGGTGTTGCATCGCcgaaggaaaaaatatatatatatatataatccccaAATGCCTGGGAAGAACGACCACAATGACGATTCAGATTCTGCAAGTGGTCATATCTTCGATCTCGTCTCTTCACCTCCTCCAAGGCAGtttgtcatcacacacacacacacacgcacacgcacgcacacacacacacacacacacacacaaaactgtccAACTTCAATAGGCTTCAGCTTGGATACGGGGGAAAGGcaaattattttctctggctgctctGTCATAACAAATGTTTTCTGTGAAATGAGCCTGTTGTTGTTCGTCCCGCATGCAGCATGTAAGTCATTGAGCAGGAGGAGGAGTTGAGGACACTTTTGGTTTGTATAATCCAGTGAAGACAGTGAGGTGGAGGCTGATCCAGCCCTTCCCTGCGCTCTTCCCTCTACAAACGTGCGCAAACCCAACGCGCCTTTTCTACCGGGACTTTGACGTCACGCCGTTCCGTTCGTGATTATTGGCTGTTCGGACTCTTGATATACTCACAGTATCGAATTGAGGCAGGGATTTTTATGTCAAGCGGAGCGAAATCGATGGTAACGCAAGACTTTCTCAAATGACTTATTTTTTTCCCGACCGGTGTTTAATGTTAATTGTCCATATTTAAACGAAATCAAATGCTTCTGCAAAAGTAAACAAATTGTTTATTGTCAGATTTGAGGATGATTAAATTAGCGACTTATTTGTGCACTTACAAAAGAAGCGAAATTCCAGACTAATAACTTTCGGGAACCAGACTTTCTTCCGTGAGAAAGTGAATCACGAATCAAATTGTGATTTGATTTCATCAATTTTATCAGCATATTTACTCTGGAACTCTACGAAGATTGGATGCGGTATAGAGCTTAatgcgaatatatatatatatatatatatatatatatatatatatatatatatatatatatatatatatatatatatatattttttttttttttttttttttagcgggTCGATCCCGTTCTTTGCGCATTTATCTGTTTTACCAGATAAGCTGTCTCGGTATTAAACAACACCAGTCTCGGACAAACCCCAGTGATTGGTCTAAACAAAAGGATCTGGAATATAGTGCTTTACTTCTCTGCAATACTGACAGCATTGAATCTACACAGAGTAGGTAGTGAAAAGTCCAATTAACGTCAGTGTCACGCTGAAATCTGGTGTTTCATCACCCTAACCTTGCTTCTCGCCCCCTTTCAAATTGTATCGTTTGAAAAGTAGGCTACTACAAAAACGTGTCTGAAAAAGCAGAATAATTATGAatactctcttatttttttattgtttttaccttTTCTCTGGTCTCTGTCATAGACTAGGCTACTCGAGTTTTTCTCAAAGTCAACTTTTCGtctttttgaagtcattatttgagGTGTAAGCATTTTAATTTCCCATAAACTCCTAAAAAAATAAGCTTCcattaatatattgttttttttaatctctctctctctctctctctctctctctctctctctctctctctctctctctctctctctctctctctaacagtCTCATTGAGGTGAGTGTTTGGAAAGCAAAGGAAAACACTTACAATGAATATCTCGGATCATCCTTTATTAATGGCCTCCCTCTATTGTACCTGGTATGGACTGCTGTGAGCCACTGGTTCTAAACCCTTAAAGgccatatatatttgttttacttaTGCAGTCCATCCAGCATACTATGTGATGATTCTAACACATATCTCATGTCTATGCAGTGGAGGAAATAACGGGCATGTAAATGTTAGGTTTAGGCTTTTCAGACTTTTCTTAAATAGTCCATTACAGTATGCgcttaaaattcattattttggcCCATTTAACGCGACTGTGTTCAGCTGCTCATTTAagcttttaaatttgtttttttattctaaacATTCATGAAGCACTTTTATTTGGCGCTCAGAACTTAATTGGCGTGACAGTATTAATTTCGGGCCCTAGAGATTACCGGACCTCAGTGGGAAACAAATTCACACAGCCCCCACGTGACTCGTGTTACATCCAAATTCGTGATCGATCCACTCATACTGTATATGATCAATCGATTAATGTGCACTCGCATTATATATGGCCAGATAACATAGCATGCTCCATTAACAATTGGTGtagaaattattttacaaaattgTAGAAATGATCTTCATTAACATATGTTAGAGATTTACAATACAATACGAAGTGCATTTAACGAATAAGCACTTTATACGAGTAACAAACCTGCTCCCTGAAACTTATGATTTCTCGAAGTTCTGCTTTCTGTTCCCCTTTTGAGTCGCAGCTCATTAGCGCGCGAGTGCCTGCATGAAGCAAACAATATACAAGTGACGTCAGTTATGGGGAAAAATATAATTACAAATTGTGCAAAGGTTATACAATTTCAGGAAAGTCATTCTGTTTACATTACATATAATGTAATATTGACAGACTTTGTGAAATGCCAAACATACTAAAAATTGCCTTTAGATTGAAATAACATTTAATAGAAT
This sequence is a window from Myxocyprinus asiaticus isolate MX2 ecotype Aquarium Trade chromosome 33, UBuf_Myxa_2, whole genome shotgun sequence. Protein-coding genes within it:
- the lhx2b gene encoding LIM/homeobox protein Lhx2b isoform X2 → MRERGHMNCTGLEVRLTEILGCRSDGNTCYSLSSAATMLFHGLPGGEMHGVMEEMERRGKSDSATISSAIDMGETETNMPSISGDRVALCAGCGGKISDRYYLLAVDKQWHMRCLKCCECKLNLESELTCFSKDGSIYCKEDYYRFSVQRCARCHLGISASEMVMRARDLVYHLNCFTCTTCNKMLTTGDHFGMKDSLVYCRLHFETLIQGDFPTHFNHTDVAPNKGLGTTGPLGLSYYNGVNTVQKGRPRKRKSPGPGADLAAYNAALSCNENDGDPMDRDSQYSTSQKTKRMRTSFKHHQLRTMKSYFAINHNPDAKDLKQLAQKTGLTKRVLQVWFQNARAKFRRNLLRQENTGIDKASDGSTLPGGTPSGPASEISNASMSPSSTPTTLTDLTNPTMPTVTSVLTSVPGSLDVHECRSPSQSTLTSLF
- the lhx2b gene encoding LIM/homeobox protein Lhx2b isoform X1, whose product is MRERGHMNCTGLEVRLTEILGCRSDGNTCYSLSSAATMLFHGLPGGEMHGVMEEMERRGKSDSATISSAIDMGETETNMPSISGDRVALCAGCGGKISDRYYLLAVDKQWHMRCLKCCECKLNLESELTCFSKDGSIYCKEDYYRRFSVQRCARCHLGISASEMVMRARDLVYHLNCFTCTTCNKMLTTGDHFGMKDSLVYCRLHFETLIQGDFPTHFNHTDVAPNKGLGTTGPLGLSYYNGVNTVQKGRPRKRKSPGPGADLAAYNAALSCNENDGDPMDRDSQYSTSQKTKRMRTSFKHHQLRTMKSYFAINHNPDAKDLKQLAQKTGLTKRVLQVWFQNARAKFRRNLLRQENTGIDKASDGSTLPGGTPSGPASEISNASMSPSSTPTTLTDLTNPTMPTVTSVLTSVPGSLDVHECRSPSQSTLTSLF